Proteins encoded in a region of the Halioglobus maricola genome:
- the panC gene encoding pantoate--beta-alanine ligase, translating to MRTYNNAAQLQAALGKFRLEGLSIAFVPTMGNLHEGHLDLVRKAHTLCDIVVVSIFVNPLQFGANEDLDAYPRTMAADKEKLFSEGVDALYAPGAEDIYPEGMAAQTAVQVPDLGDTLCGSSRPGHFDGVTTVVNKLFNIVQPDVAAFGEKDFQQLSIVRKMVRDLCMPVKVIGVRTRRDEDGLAMSSRNGYLNAEEREIAPLLHETLNNCREAIACGFDNFLQLESHARMKLLQAGFEPDYFAIRDARTLRAVTENSEEIAILAAARLGNTRLIDNVRLSLNPVSDWGMLADG from the coding sequence ATGCGAACTTACAACAACGCCGCACAGTTGCAGGCCGCCCTGGGCAAGTTCCGCCTCGAGGGCCTTTCGATTGCCTTCGTGCCCACCATGGGCAACTTGCATGAAGGTCATCTCGATCTCGTGCGCAAGGCGCATACCCTCTGCGATATCGTCGTTGTCAGTATTTTTGTCAACCCGCTCCAGTTCGGCGCCAACGAAGACCTCGATGCCTACCCCCGCACCATGGCCGCAGACAAGGAAAAGCTGTTTAGCGAAGGCGTAGACGCACTCTATGCACCCGGTGCCGAAGATATTTACCCCGAAGGCATGGCCGCCCAAACTGCGGTACAGGTACCCGATCTCGGTGACACGCTCTGTGGTAGCAGCCGCCCCGGTCACTTCGATGGGGTCACCACGGTCGTCAACAAACTGTTCAATATCGTCCAGCCTGACGTGGCCGCGTTTGGCGAGAAAGATTTCCAGCAACTATCGATCGTGCGCAAAATGGTGCGCGATCTGTGCATGCCGGTCAAAGTCATTGGCGTGCGCACCCGCCGCGATGAAGACGGCCTGGCCATGAGTTCGCGCAACGGCTACCTCAATGCCGAGGAGCGCGAGATCGCTCCCCTCCTGCACGAAACACTGAATAATTGCCGCGAGGCGATCGCCTGCGGGTTCGACAATTTCCTACAGCTGGAATCTCACGCCCGCATGAAGTTGTTGCAGGCCGGGTTCGAACCGGATTACTTCGCGATTCGTGACGCCCGCACGCTGCGAGCGGTGACTGAAAACAGCGAAGAGATCGCCATTCTGGCGGCGGCCCGCCTGGGCAATACCCGCCTGATCGACAACGTGAGACTCTCACTGAACCCGGTATCTGACTGGGGCATGCTGGCGGACGGCTAG
- the proB gene encoding glutamate 5-kinase yields the protein MTKRAEIAAGKRWVVKVGSALLTDDGRGLDQKMISTLVEQLARLRARGCEVVLVSSGAVAAGVVRLGMSARPHLLHELQAAAAAGQSVLVQAYENAFAAHNLISAQVLLGHDDIIARDRYLNARGTLNTLLGLGVVPVVNENDTVVTDEIRFGDNDTLGALVANLIDADALLLLTDQQGLYREDPRQNPDAELVQSSEVNAPELDAMAGEGGALGRGGMVTKLRAARVAARSGSETVIAGGRVDDVIARVTAGENIGTWLRTGKQPQNARKQWLASMVQIRGSLELDDGAVRVLRDSGRSLLAVGVRGVHGEFQRGDMVSCRDSEGREVARGLVNYSAAETRRIMGSASSEIEGILGYVGDEELVHRDNLVIA from the coding sequence ATGACTAAGCGAGCTGAAATTGCCGCCGGCAAACGCTGGGTGGTCAAAGTTGGCAGTGCACTGCTGACGGATGATGGGCGCGGCCTGGACCAGAAGATGATCAGCACGCTGGTTGAACAGCTCGCGCGGCTGCGTGCCCGTGGCTGTGAAGTGGTGCTGGTGTCCAGTGGCGCGGTTGCGGCAGGCGTTGTGCGCCTCGGGATGAGCGCCCGGCCGCACCTGTTACACGAACTGCAGGCAGCGGCAGCGGCGGGGCAGTCGGTGCTGGTGCAGGCTTATGAAAATGCCTTCGCCGCTCACAATCTTATTTCCGCCCAGGTGTTGCTGGGCCACGACGATATTATTGCCCGTGACCGCTATCTCAATGCCAGAGGCACGCTGAATACGCTATTGGGCCTGGGGGTGGTGCCGGTCGTAAATGAAAATGACACGGTGGTGACTGATGAAATTCGCTTCGGTGACAACGACACGCTAGGTGCTCTTGTAGCAAATCTGATCGATGCGGATGCGCTGCTCCTGCTCACCGATCAACAGGGTCTGTATCGCGAAGATCCGCGCCAGAATCCTGACGCCGAACTCGTCCAGAGCAGTGAAGTAAACGCGCCCGAGCTGGACGCTATGGCGGGTGAGGGCGGTGCCCTGGGTCGTGGCGGCATGGTGACCAAGCTGCGGGCAGCTCGTGTGGCAGCCCGTTCTGGCAGCGAGACCGTTATTGCCGGAGGGCGAGTGGACGATGTCATCGCACGGGTAACCGCGGGCGAGAACATTGGCACCTGGCTGCGCACCGGCAAGCAGCCACAGAATGCGCGTAAGCAATGGTTGGCTTCCATGGTCCAGATACGCGGGAGTCTCGAGTTGGATGACGGCGCCGTGCGGGTGCTGCGCGACTCGGGCCGCAGCTTGCTGGCCGTCGGGGTCCGCGGTGTTCATGGCGAGTTTCAGCGTGGCGACATGGTGTCATGCCGAGATAGCGAGGGCCGGGAAGTTGCCCGTGGGCTGGTGAACTACAGCGCAGCCGAAACCCGCCGGATCATGGGTTCAGCATCCAGTGAAATAGAAGGTATTCTCGGTTATGTCGGTGACGAAGAGCTGGTTCATCGCGATAACCTGGTTATCGCCTGA
- the cgtA gene encoding Obg family GTPase CgtA: MKFVDEASITVHAGKGGNGALSFRREKYVARGGPDGGDGGDGGSVILEGDNNLNTMVDYRFVRTYKAESGEGGKGRNCTGPGGDDLILKVPVGTTVLDEDTGEILGDIQADGEQLKVAQGGYHGLGNTRFKSSTNRAPRQTTPGSDGEVRSLKLELKVLADVGLLGLPNAGKSTFIRAVSSAKPKVADYPFTTLVPNLGVVKVEAHRSFVVADIPGLIEGASEGAGLGIRFLKHLTRNRILLHIVDMAPYDGVEPADAAVAIAAELGRFSPTLAERERWLVLNKTDLVDADTFAERKAAVLQALDWQGPVYEISAIKGEGTDRLCGDLMVYLEELREREAADPELAQADVELQHQMQDEARQRIAELRTQRRRDPDADTEDDDDWDEDEYDVDVEYVP, translated from the coding sequence ATGAAATTTGTAGATGAGGCAAGTATCACCGTACACGCCGGTAAGGGTGGCAACGGTGCCCTCAGTTTTCGTCGCGAGAAATATGTCGCCAGAGGCGGCCCGGACGGCGGTGACGGTGGCGATGGCGGCAGCGTCATCCTGGAGGGCGACAACAACCTCAATACCATGGTCGACTACCGGTTTGTGCGCACCTACAAAGCAGAGAGTGGCGAGGGCGGCAAAGGCCGCAATTGCACCGGCCCAGGCGGCGACGACTTGATCCTCAAGGTGCCGGTAGGAACGACCGTGCTCGACGAGGACACCGGTGAAATCCTCGGCGACATCCAGGCGGATGGAGAGCAGCTGAAAGTAGCCCAGGGCGGTTACCATGGGCTGGGCAATACTCGCTTTAAATCCAGTACTAACCGCGCTCCGCGCCAGACAACTCCGGGCAGTGACGGCGAGGTTCGTTCGCTCAAGCTCGAGCTGAAAGTGTTGGCTGATGTCGGATTGCTGGGGCTGCCCAATGCGGGCAAGTCGACTTTTATTCGCGCTGTGTCTTCGGCCAAGCCCAAGGTTGCCGACTACCCCTTCACCACGCTGGTTCCCAATCTCGGTGTCGTGAAAGTAGAGGCTCACCGCAGTTTTGTGGTGGCCGATATCCCGGGTCTTATCGAAGGTGCGTCCGAAGGGGCGGGCCTCGGTATTCGTTTCCTCAAGCACCTCACCCGAAATCGTATTCTGTTGCACATTGTGGATATGGCGCCCTATGACGGCGTCGAGCCAGCCGATGCTGCCGTAGCGATTGCTGCCGAGTTGGGCCGCTTCAGCCCCACGCTGGCAGAGCGGGAGCGCTGGTTGGTGCTGAACAAGACCGATCTGGTAGACGCTGACACCTTCGCCGAGCGCAAGGCGGCAGTGCTGCAGGCGCTCGACTGGCAGGGTCCGGTTTACGAGATATCTGCCATTAAAGGTGAAGGCACGGACAGGCTGTGCGGTGACCTCATGGTCTACCTGGAAGAGTTGCGCGAGCGCGAGGCGGCCGACCCGGAGTTGGCTCAGGCAGATGTAGAGCTGCAGCATCAGATGCAGGACGAAGCGCGCCAGCGAATCGCCGAGCTGCGCACCCAGCGCCGTCGTGACCCGGATGCCGACACCGAAGATGACGACGATTGGGATGAAGACGAATACGACGTGGATGTAGAGTACGTGCCCTGA
- the rpmA gene encoding 50S ribosomal protein L27 — MAHKKAGGSTRNGRDSESKRLGVKRYGGQEVLAGNILVRQRGTKFHAGDNVGMGKDHTLFALAGGKVEFVTRGPKNRKFVQVVGA, encoded by the coding sequence ATGGCTCATAAAAAAGCTGGTGGTAGTACCCGTAACGGACGCGATTCCGAGAGTAAACGCCTTGGCGTCAAGCGCTACGGCGGTCAGGAAGTTCTGGCAGGCAATATCCTCGTTCGTCAGCGCGGAACCAAGTTCCACGCAGGTGACAACGTAGGCATGGGCAAAGACCACACTCTGTTCGCCCTCGCCGGCGGCAAGGTAGAGTTTGTTACCCGCGGTCCAAAGAACCGCAAGTTCGTTCAGGTGGTGGGCGCCTGA